The proteins below come from a single Falco rusticolus isolate bFalRus1 chromosome 8, bFalRus1.pri, whole genome shotgun sequence genomic window:
- the CDHR2 gene encoding cadherin-related family member 2 produces MAWNSLVLLPFLLVTVSGNAAPFFNMTFVYVPEDLEPGQHAFQLTATDIDGDPLTYSISGPEAFYFSVDAQTGNVMLRNTLDRELHARLTITVRVSDGMNDAVSRKLTIIVEDRNDNAPVFQHLPYETSIPENMKPNSTIYTVFANDSDTGNASKVSYSIEEVIPDSMKNQRLFYILSNGSVMLNGSLDYAKNTFYQLKILAMDSGGMLHNELIFQKSSTYLTLTIRDLPNLDPRFLNEPYSGSVPENCALGTTVLTVTAMDRDTGVNDEISYSITNASIPFAINDTTGIITVSGSLDREQLPGEEVLLEVVAREKKLDIHLKVAQASTLVTVMVTDVNDNKPQFYHCSLPSCNFSTGAQNNFRGNIIEHSSSRLPVSNLSIVAHDPDKSINSNYGLYLQGPNASAFTVSPTKIVGTGEVQLLVQDPSSVDYEISHFMVVQIVANDTGNPTNCCSTATVTISITDSNDHIPEFPQSTYSLSVMENSPAGTIISLNITAYDPDSGAWGQITYQLLPENIRKIFMVNTTTGALLVQNGSLLDRETRSIYYANLQAKDGGNLVGTTVLEITVLDDNDIAPVITGSYFISVEEGQNVRTQIQAIDNDEPGNNNSKLGFKILPGPFSDNFTINAATGEMHSKEPLDREALEDARGQMVVTVEVYDHGVPQHTTSVNVTITVGDMNDNAPVFLSQSYNFSVFEDSPGSLVGEVEATDADRTEINSRISFLLQRGSGSSNFLIRSSSLGPGHYSGQLSVDPDMSLDYDTLQQKSFSLVVLAENTAADNVGDKANVSVVVHILDINDEPPTVLLPSLQDVRVSENGTQQGLVHTLLVSDPDTNHSLVFKKLAVACFKGASSAGEVCWDWFVLAPNGSVLVNSLDIDYELCDRVVLTLRAEDLYTEKGNRYSQNETLQILITDVNDNTPLFLPISETFVVVPEISPVDLQVATVKATDADSGLKGTITFSIVSVVLVEGNGASRPFENLFKVVPKPEQDGYIGSIQVASNLDGSLKGQYQVTVEAQDCEAPVHRAQTTLNIFTVDQSYRVRLLFLAAVDEVQSNSEKIKVALTTATKAGVYVVAIRSMEDTRTSQVEAKSVMEAYFVYSNGTALDVNQLSMLIQSDPLVLAELVNLGLAVIGPGEVAKPTRETEFIGIIAGLAVFLLVFILIMTLVLVLTTRSYKRKLSAMKALKVATTYSPATAQQGAGIPGTNQYNAEGANPMLNLSLDPSHDLGFHEDSSSVTSVNSLDENTVNAPRDDNISAKQDEAQLKEPTDKEVLVAALNLKEPTKTAYTNITFTTTDL; encoded by the exons ATGGCATGGAACTCACTGGTGctgctccccttcctcctgGTGACAG TTTCAGGCAACGCAGCTCCCTTCTTCAACATGACCTTTGTCTACGTGCCTGAGGACCTGGAGCCGG GCCAGCATGCTTTCCAGCTGACAGCTACTGACATAGACGGGGACCCACTCACCTACAGCATCAGTGGGCCAGAGGCCTTCTACTTCTCTGTTGATGCCCAGACAGGCAACGTGATGCTGAGGAACACCCTGGACCGTGAG CTCCATGCCAGGCTCACCATCACCGTCAGGGTGTCTGATGGGATGAACGATGCA GTCTCCAGAAAACTCACAATCATCGTGGAGGACCGTAATGACAACGCCCCGGTCTTCCAGCACCTGCCGTATGAAACATCCATCCCCGAG AACATGAAACCCAACAGCACCATCTACACCGTGTTTGCCAATGACAGCGACACAGGGAACGCCTCCAAAGTCAGCTACAGCATCGAGGAG GTGATCCCAGACAGCATGAAGAATCAACGGCTCTTCTACATCCTGTCCAACGGGAGTGTGATGCTCAATGGCTCACTGGACTATGCCAAGAACACCTTCTACCAGCTCAAGATCCTCGCCATG GACAGCGGGGGCATGCTGCACAATGAGTTGATCTTCCAGAAGAGCTCAACCTACCTGACCCTGACTATCCGTGACCTGCCCAACCTGGACCCACGGTTTCTCAATGAGCCCTACTCCGGCTCTGTGCCCGAGAACTGTGCCCTG GGCACCACTGTGCTGACCGTCACCGCTATGGACAGAGACACAGGGGTGAATGATGAAATCTCCTACAGCATCACCA ATGCCAGCATTCCCTTTGCTATCAATGACACAACGGGCATCATCACTGTGAGCGGGTCCCTGGACCGTGAGCAGCTGCCAGGCGAGGAAGTGCTGCTGGAAGTCGTG GCACGTGAGAAGAAGCTGGACATCCACCTCAAGGTGGCCCAGGCCAGCACCCTGGTGACAGTCATGGTGACCGATGTCAATGACAACAAGCCCCAATTCTAccactgctccctccccagctgcaacTTCTCCACTGGTGCCCAGAACAACTTCAGGGGCAACATCATAGAGCACTCCTCCTCCAGACTGCCCGTGTCCAACCTCAGCATCGTTGCCCATGACCCGGACAAG AGCATCAACAGCAATTATGGGCTGTACCTGCAGGGCCCGAATGCCAGCGCCTTCACTGTCTCCCCCACAAAGATCGTGGGCACAGGGGAGGTCCAGCTGCTGGTGCAAGACCCGTCTTCTGTGGACTACGAGATAAGCCATTTCATGGTGGTGCAG ATCGTTGCTAATGACACAGGGAACCCCACAAactgctgctccacagccacCGTGACCATCAGCATCACTGACAGCAATGACCACATCCCTGAGTTCCCCCAGAGCACCTACAGCCTGAGCGTGATGGAGAACAGCCCTGCTGGCACCATCATCTCCCTAAACATCACG GCCTATGATCCGGACAGTGGTGCCTGGGGCCAGATCACCTACCAGCTGCTCCCAGAGAACAT CCGTAAAATCTTCATGGTGAACACCACGACTGGGGCACTGCTGGTGCAGAATGGGAGCTTGCTGGACCGGGAGACTCGTTCCATCTACTACGCCAACCTCCAGGCCAAGGATGGGGGCAACCTAGTGGGCACCACAGTGCTGGAGATCACTGTGCTGGATGACAATGACATAGCACCCGTCATCACCGGCTCCTACTTCATCTCAGTGGAAGAGGGGCAGAACGTCAGAACGCAGATCCAG GCCATTGACAACGACGAGCCTGGCAATAACAACAGCAAATTAGGCTTCAAGATCTTGCCAGGACCGTTCAGTGACAACTTCACCATCAATGCGGCCACAGGTGAGATGCACAGCAAGGAGCCGCTGGACCGCGAGGCCTTGGAAGATGCGCGGGGGCAGATGGTTGTGACGGTGGAGGTGTACGACCACGGCGTGCCGCAGCACACCACCTCAGTGAACGTCACCATCACTGTGGGG GACATGAATGACAATGCACCCGTGTTCCTCAGCCAGTCCTATAATTTCTCAGTCTTTGAAGACTCTCCAG GATCCCTCGTGGGTGAGGTGGAGGCCACAGATGCCGACCGAACAGAGATAAATTCCCGCATTTCCTTCCTACTTCAGAGGGGCAGTGGTTCCAGCAATTTCTTGATCCGCTCGTCCTCCCTGGGGCCAGGGCACTACAGCGGGCAGCTGTCCGTAGACCCTGACATGTCCCTGGACTATGACACCCTGCAGCAGAAGTCCTTCTCCTTGGTGGTGCTGGCAGAGAACACAGCTGCGGACAATGTGGGGGACAAGGCCAACGTCTCGGTGGTGGTCCACATCCTAGACATCAATGACGAGCCCCCCACTGTCCTGCTGCCCTCGCTGCAGGATGTACGCGTGAGCGAGAACGGCACGCAGCAGGGTCTGGTCCACACACTGCTCGTCTCTGACCCAGACACCAACCACTCGCTGGTCTTCAAGAAGCTGGCAGTTGCCTGCTTCAAGGGGGCGAGCAGCGCTGGGGAGGTGTGCTGGGACTGGTTTGTGCTGGCACCCAATGGCTCGGTGCTGGTGAACAGCTTGGACATTGACTATGAGTTGTGTGACAGGGTGGTGCTCACGCTGCGGGCTGAAGATTTGTACACTGAGAAGGGCAACCGCTACAGCCAGAACG AAACCCTGCAGATCCTCATCACTGATGTGAATGACAACACGCCGCTCTTCCTGCCCATCTCGGAGACCTTTG TGGTTGTCCCTGAAATCTCTCCCGTGGACCTTCAAGTGGCTACCGTGAAG GCCACGGACGCTGACTCAGGGCTCAAAGGAACCATCACCTTCTCCATCGTCAGCGTGGTGCTCGTGGAGGGCAATGGGGCCAGCCGGCCCTTTGAGAACCTCTTCAAGGTGGTGCCAAAGCCCGAGCAGGACGGCTACATCGGGAGCATCCA GGTGGCCAGCAACCTCGATGGCTCGCTGAAGGGGCAGTACCAGGTGACAGTGGAAGCTCAGGACTGTGAGGCACCAGTGCACAGAGCACAGACCACGCTGAAT ATCTTCACAGTGGATCAGAGCTACCGTGTTCGCCTCCTGTTTCTGGCAGCAGTGGATGAAGTCCAGAGTAACTCTGAAAAGATCAAAGT GGCACTGACCACTGCGACCAAGGCAGGGGTCTACGTGGTGGCCATCCGGAGCATGGAGGACACCCGCACCTCCCA GGTGGAAGCCAAGTCGGTGATGGAGGCATACTTCGTCTACAGCAATGGCACTGCCCTGGACGTCAACCAGCTGAGCAT GCTCATACAGTCTGACCCGCTGGTCCTGGCTGAGCTGGTGAACTTGGGCCTGGCTGTCATC ggCCCCGGCGAGGTGGCAAAGCCCACCAGGGAGACAGAGTTCATTGGTATCATCGCAGGACTGGCAGTGTTCCTGCTCGTCTTCATCCTCATCATGACCCTGGTCTTGGTTCTCACTACCAGGAG CTACAAGAGGAAGCTGAGTGCGATGAAAGCTCTGAAGGTGGCCACAACATACAGCCCTGCCACTGCCCAGCAGGGAGCCGGCATCCCTGGCACCAACCAGTACAACGCAGAGGG GGCCAACCCCATGCTGAACCTCTCGCTCGATCCCTCCCACGACCTCGGCTTCCACGAGGACTCCAGCTCTGTGACCAG CGTGAATTCCCTGGATGAAAACACAGTAAACGCACCCAGGGATGACAACATCAGTGCCAAG CAGGACGAAGCGCAGCTGAAGGAACCCACTGACAAGGAGGTGCTGGTGGCTGCCCTGAACCTGAAGGAGCCCACCAAAACAGCGTACACCAACATTACCTTCACCACCACGGACTTGTGA